A single window of Colletes latitarsis isolate SP2378_abdomen chromosome 6, iyColLati1, whole genome shotgun sequence DNA harbors:
- the LOC143342392 gene encoding ATP-binding cassette sub-family G member 4 isoform X2 gives MEAYNNDTSVDPTMRIIDEGCTIQLRDDQNFLKPETRPIPKMHIEFDDLSYSVCCNKEKSKRILESITGCFRSGRLTAIIGPSGAGKTTLLRIVSTLKSTNVKGSIIVNNRECDSGAFRKQTCFLPQEFALLPLLTTRETLYIAARLKVQDARSLRAINLIVKEVAENLGLTNCLNTMVENLSGGERKRLSIGIEMVTRPCVLLLDEPTSGLDSTSSNQVIGLLHKMARTGCMVVCAVHQPSSRMISQFDDLLVMHKGKSFYCGTWNDVLNTFNDAGYACPQFYNIAEFVLEVVTAERGGDLNSLYTLNRDKYLEWKTHFQYPRTDTAVSTKVDSIPKKSKLSTMWQEYKILFFRGMICIRRDNTLTKLRLIAHVIVAFLLGVVFYNSGIDASRVHSNIACIFFTLLFLYFSSSMPAVLMFPIEAAVFLREYLNNWYHLRSYFAAKIMTDLPLQIISPSIFIVIAYYMTGQPMECDRLFRTWLICILTTMLGQSSGMLVGVAFDAHLGVFLIPALNMPMILFAGFFLKFSEITFYLQPFCAISFFRYAFEGILQAIYDSDRERLPCSQVYCHLRFPNKILKELDMPTVSYRTTVLGLIIWILWLQATTYLVLKWKAYKAKR, from the exons ATGGAAGCGTACAACAATGATACGAGTGTCGATCCGACGATGAGGATAATAGACGAAGGATGCACTATTCAACTGAGGGATGACCAGAACTTTCTAAAACCTGAAACACGACCTATTCCTAAGATGCACATCGAGTTCGACGATCTCTCGTACTCGGTCTGTTGCAACAAAG AGAAGTCGAAAAGGATACTGGAGAGCATCACGGGTTGTTTTCGATCCGGAAGACTGACAGCGATTATTGGCCCATCCGGTGCTGGAAAGACGACGCTTCTTCGTATCGTGTCCACTCTGAAATCGACCAATGTCAAAGGCTCGATCATTGTGAACAACAGAGAATGCGACAGTGGCGCCTTTCGTAAACAAACCTGCTTCTTGCCGCAAGAATTCGCGCTTTTACCATTGCTTACCACCAGAGAAACACTGTACATTGCCGCGCGATTGAAAGTTCAAGATGCTCGATCGCTGCGAGCTATAAATTTAATC GTGAAGGAAGTAGCCGAGAATCTGGGGTTGACGAACTGTTTGAACACGATGGTAGAGAATCTGAGCGGTGGAGAACGGAAAAGGCTGTCGATTGGTATAGAAATGGTTACGAGACCGTGCGTTTTGCTGCTCGATGAACCAACCAGTGGACTCGACAGCACCTCCTCAAATCAG GTGATCGGTCTGTTGCACAAAATGGCGCGAACAGGTTGCATGGTCGTGTGCGCGGTTCACCAGCCCAGCAGTCGCATGATATCGCAATTCGACGACTTGTTAGTTATGCATAAGGGTAAATCATTTTACTGCGGTACCTGGAACGACGTATTAAATACGTTCAACGACGCGGGCTACGCGTGCCCGCAATTTTACAATATAGCTGAATTCG TTCTCGAGGTGGTGACGGCAGAGAGAGGCGGCGATTTAAACAGCCTGTACACACTTAATCGCGACAAGTACCTGGAATGGAAAACGCATTTCCAATATCCGA GAACAGACACGGCGGTTTCGACGAAAGTAGACAGTATTCCGAAGAAGTCGAAGTTGTCGACTATGTGGcaagaatataaaattttatttttcagagGAATGATCTGTATTAGACGAGACAAT ACTTTAACGAAGCTCAGGCTCATAGCGCACGTGATAGTAGCTTTTCTCCTAGGAGTAGTGTTTTACAATTCCGGGATCGACGCTAGTAGAGTTCATAGCAATATAGCTTGCATATTTTTCACGTTGTTGTTTTTATATTTCTCGAGTTCCATGCCAGCCGTGCTGATGT TTCCCATCGAAGCTGCAGTTTTTCTACGAGAGTACTTGAACAATTGGTACCATTTGAGATCCTATTTCGCTGCTAAAATAATGACAGATTTACCGTTACAA ATTATTTCTCCTTCAATCTTTATTGTCATCGCCTACTACATGACTGGTCAACCGATGGAGTGCGACAGATTGTTCCGTACTTGGTTAATTTGCATTTTAACAACCATGCTGGGCCAGTCATCGGGAATGCTCGTCGGCGTTGCATTCGACGCACAT TTGGGAGTATTTCTGATTCCTGCGCTCAACATGCCGATGATTCTGTTTGCCGggtttttcttaaaattcaGCGAGATAACGTTTTATCTTCAACCTTTCTGCGCCATCAGTTTCTTCAG GTATGCATTCGAAGGTATTCTGCAAGCAATTTACGACAGCGACAGAGAAAGATTACCGTGTTCTCAAGTCTATTGTCATTTACGCTTTCCAAACAAAATTCTGAAAGAATTGGACATGCCGACAGTTTCGTATCGTACGACTGTACTAGGGTTAATTATCTGGATACTCTGGTTGCAAGCGACGACGTACCTGGTGCTTAAATGGAAAGCGTATAAagctaaaagataa
- the LOC143342392 gene encoding ATP-binding cassette sub-family G member 4 isoform X1, translated as MEAYNNDTSVDPTMRIIDEGCTIQLRDDQNFLKPETRPIPKMHIEFDDLSYSVCCNKEKSKRILESITGCFRSGRLTAIIGPSGAGKTTLLRIVSTLKSTNVKGSIIVNNRECDSGAFRKQTCFLPQEFALLPLLTTRETLYIAARLKVQDARSLRAINLIVKEVAENLGLTNCLNTMVENLSGGERKRLSIGIEMVTRPCVLLLDEPTSGLDSTSSNQVIGLLHKMARTGCMVVCAVHQPSSRMISQFDDLLVMHKGKSFYCGTWNDVLNTFNDAGYACPQFYNIAEFVLEVVTAERGGDLNSLYTLNRDKYLEWKTHFQYPSMGTDTAVSTKVDSIPKKSKLSTMWQEYKILFFRGMICIRRDNTLTKLRLIAHVIVAFLLGVVFYNSGIDASRVHSNIACIFFTLLFLYFSSSMPAVLMFPIEAAVFLREYLNNWYHLRSYFAAKIMTDLPLQIISPSIFIVIAYYMTGQPMECDRLFRTWLICILTTMLGQSSGMLVGVAFDAHLGVFLIPALNMPMILFAGFFLKFSEITFYLQPFCAISFFRYAFEGILQAIYDSDRERLPCSQVYCHLRFPNKILKELDMPTVSYRTTVLGLIIWILWLQATTYLVLKWKAYKAKR; from the exons ATGGAAGCGTACAACAATGATACGAGTGTCGATCCGACGATGAGGATAATAGACGAAGGATGCACTATTCAACTGAGGGATGACCAGAACTTTCTAAAACCTGAAACACGACCTATTCCTAAGATGCACATCGAGTTCGACGATCTCTCGTACTCGGTCTGTTGCAACAAAG AGAAGTCGAAAAGGATACTGGAGAGCATCACGGGTTGTTTTCGATCCGGAAGACTGACAGCGATTATTGGCCCATCCGGTGCTGGAAAGACGACGCTTCTTCGTATCGTGTCCACTCTGAAATCGACCAATGTCAAAGGCTCGATCATTGTGAACAACAGAGAATGCGACAGTGGCGCCTTTCGTAAACAAACCTGCTTCTTGCCGCAAGAATTCGCGCTTTTACCATTGCTTACCACCAGAGAAACACTGTACATTGCCGCGCGATTGAAAGTTCAAGATGCTCGATCGCTGCGAGCTATAAATTTAATC GTGAAGGAAGTAGCCGAGAATCTGGGGTTGACGAACTGTTTGAACACGATGGTAGAGAATCTGAGCGGTGGAGAACGGAAAAGGCTGTCGATTGGTATAGAAATGGTTACGAGACCGTGCGTTTTGCTGCTCGATGAACCAACCAGTGGACTCGACAGCACCTCCTCAAATCAG GTGATCGGTCTGTTGCACAAAATGGCGCGAACAGGTTGCATGGTCGTGTGCGCGGTTCACCAGCCCAGCAGTCGCATGATATCGCAATTCGACGACTTGTTAGTTATGCATAAGGGTAAATCATTTTACTGCGGTACCTGGAACGACGTATTAAATACGTTCAACGACGCGGGCTACGCGTGCCCGCAATTTTACAATATAGCTGAATTCG TTCTCGAGGTGGTGACGGCAGAGAGAGGCGGCGATTTAAACAGCCTGTACACACTTAATCGCGACAAGTACCTGGAATGGAAAACGCATTTCCAATATCCGAGTATGG GAACAGACACGGCGGTTTCGACGAAAGTAGACAGTATTCCGAAGAAGTCGAAGTTGTCGACTATGTGGcaagaatataaaattttatttttcagagGAATGATCTGTATTAGACGAGACAAT ACTTTAACGAAGCTCAGGCTCATAGCGCACGTGATAGTAGCTTTTCTCCTAGGAGTAGTGTTTTACAATTCCGGGATCGACGCTAGTAGAGTTCATAGCAATATAGCTTGCATATTTTTCACGTTGTTGTTTTTATATTTCTCGAGTTCCATGCCAGCCGTGCTGATGT TTCCCATCGAAGCTGCAGTTTTTCTACGAGAGTACTTGAACAATTGGTACCATTTGAGATCCTATTTCGCTGCTAAAATAATGACAGATTTACCGTTACAA ATTATTTCTCCTTCAATCTTTATTGTCATCGCCTACTACATGACTGGTCAACCGATGGAGTGCGACAGATTGTTCCGTACTTGGTTAATTTGCATTTTAACAACCATGCTGGGCCAGTCATCGGGAATGCTCGTCGGCGTTGCATTCGACGCACAT TTGGGAGTATTTCTGATTCCTGCGCTCAACATGCCGATGATTCTGTTTGCCGggtttttcttaaaattcaGCGAGATAACGTTTTATCTTCAACCTTTCTGCGCCATCAGTTTCTTCAG GTATGCATTCGAAGGTATTCTGCAAGCAATTTACGACAGCGACAGAGAAAGATTACCGTGTTCTCAAGTCTATTGTCATTTACGCTTTCCAAACAAAATTCTGAAAGAATTGGACATGCCGACAGTTTCGTATCGTACGACTGTACTAGGGTTAATTATCTGGATACTCTGGTTGCAAGCGACGACGTACCTGGTGCTTAAATGGAAAGCGTATAAagctaaaagataa
- the LOC143342972 gene encoding ATP-binding cassette sub-family G member 1 isoform X1, which yields MGTKVLIEMQQQLRYAMSSSENAPTSTKKLDDTMNVDNSIFLVFEDISYSTRPWILSKERAELLKNLSGEFRAGELTAIMGLSGAGKSTLMDVLAGFTTTGVTGNIKVNSRIRNVTEFRRLSAYIMQNDNLQPLLTVQEAMNVAADLKLTTSHGEKRQKIDQILVTMSLDSCRHTRTGQLSGGERKRLAIALELINSPPILFLDEPTSGLDSVTSKYCITLLKQLAKAGQTIICSIHQPSASLLNMIDHLYVVADGSCVYSGSTQNLVPYLSSLGLQCPTHYNPADYLMEICNGDYGGHVPKLVDAIENGKNNAWRSTSNVTTVNCQEEVIALNVTASFQALRQRSPIGNPVRGRRKGSSEYAANFWKQLIILLKRNAIRLSRDKVLTFTRLSMHFIIALLVGTIYFKIGQDAVYVLDNFNLLFFNIMFLMFSAFSATVTTFPSELPIITREHFNRWYKLHSFYLANKLADLPIQTAAISMYILIVYYMSDQLLELRRFCLYMLMCFAISMVAQTFGLLVGTGMKVQHGMIFGPLTILPFLIFSGFFVQFRDAHPYLRWLFHLSFLKYGFEGVMVAMYGYNRPKLSCSEVYCHFAVPEKLLNAVDMKQADYWFCMIVLTCLYFVLDLGAFALLKLKLEKRFLSRMEKPRL from the exons ATGGGCACGAAGGTACTCATTGAGATGCAACAGCAGCTGAGATACGCTATGTCTAGCTCGGAAAACGCGCCGACCAGTACGAAAAAGTTGGACGACACGATGAACGTGGATAACTCGATATTTCTAGTCTTCGAGGATATTTCCTACAGCACACGACCATGGATCCTTTCCAAAG AAAGAGCGGAGTTACTAAAAAATTTGAGCGGCGAATTCAGGGCTGGCGAACTCACGGCAATTATGGGGCTATCCGGCGCTGGGAAATCGACGCTGATGGACGTTCTGGCTGGCTTCAC AACGACTGGCGTGACCGGGAACATAAAAGTCAATTCGAGGATCAGGAATGTCACCGAATTTAGAAGATTGTCCGCGTACATAATGCAAAACGACAATTTGCAGCCGCTGCTGACCGTGCAGGAAGCCATGAACGTCGCCGCCGATCTGAAACTTACCACGAGCCACGGCGAGAAGAGACAAAAG ATCGACCAGATTTTGGTCACGATGAGCCTCGACTCGTGTCGTCACACGCGCACAGGACAGCTCAGCGGCGGAGAAAGGAAAAGACTGGCCATTGCACTGGAGTTAATCAACAGCCCACCGATACTGTTCCTCGACGAGCCCACCAG CGGATTGGACAGTGTCACCTCAAAGTATTGCATAACGTTGCTGAAGCAATTGGCGAAGGCGGGACAGACGATAATCTGCTCGATTCATCAACCGAGCGCGTCGCTTTTGAACATGATAGATCATCTTTACGTAGTGGCGGACGGAAGTTGCGTCTACAGCGGCAGCACACAGAACTTAGTGCCTTATTTGAGCAGCCTCGGTCTGCAATGTCCGACGCATTACAATCCCGCTGACTACC TGATGGAAATTTGCAACGGAGATTACGGTGGCCACGTGCCGAAATTGGTGGACGCCATCGAGAATGGGAAAAATAATGCTTGGAGGTCGACGAGCAACGTAACCACGGTCAATTGTCAGGAGGAAGTTATCGCTTTAAATGTAACAGCATCGTTTCAAGCGCTTCGACAACGATCCCCGATTGGAAATCCTGTCCGCGGCAGACGCAAGGGATCTTCGGAGTATGCGGCGAACTTTTGGAAACAGTTGATCATCCTTCTGAAAAGGAACGCCATTAGGCTCTCACGGGACAAG GTGTTGACTTTCACGAGGCTCTCGATGCATTTTATAATTGCCCTGCTAGTTGGGACCATTTACTTCAAAATCGGACAGGACGCAGTGTACGTGCTGGACAATTTCAATCTTCTGTTCTTCAACATAATGTTTCTCATGTTCAGCGCGTTCAGCGCGACGGTAACGACAT TTCCCTCGGAGCTACCAATCATCACGCGCGAGCACTTCAATCGTTGGTACAAGTTGCATTCTTTTTATCTCGCCAATAAACTGGCGGACTTACCGATCCAAACCGCCGCCATTTCAATGTACATTCTCATAGTGTATTATATGAGCGATCAGCTATTGGAACTTCGACGATTCTGTCTGTATATGCTAATGTGCTTTGCCATTAGTATGGTTGCTCAAACGTTTGGCCTTCTAGTCGGGACTGGAATGAAAGTGCAG CACGGTATGATCTTCGGCCCACTTACGATTCTTCCGTTCTTAATATTCAGTGGATTCTTTGTTCAATTCAGGGACGCTCATCCGTACCTACGCTGGCTGTTCCACTTGTCGTTTCTTAAATACGGTTTTGAAGGTGTGATGGTCGCCATGTACGG CTACAACAGACCGAAGCTTTCGTGTTCGGAAGTCTATTGCCATTTCGCTGTGCCAGAGAAGCTACTGAATGCCGTGGACATGAAGCAAGCCGATTACTGGTTTTGCATGATCGTTCTGACCTGTCTGTACTTCGTGCTGGACCTAGGGGCGTTCGCGTTGTTGAAACTGAAACTGGAGAAACGGTT TTTGTCAAGGATGGAAAAACCACGGCTATAA
- the LOC143342972 gene encoding ATP-binding cassette sub-family G member 1 isoform X2, producing MGTKVLIEMQQQLRYAMSSSENAPTSTKKLDDTMNVDNSIFLVFEDISYSTRPWILSKERAELLKNLSGEFRAGELTAIMGLSGAGKSTLMDVLAGFTTTGVTGNIKVNSRIRNVTEFRRLSAYIMQNDNLQPLLTVQEAMNVAADLKLTTSHGEKRQKIDQILVTMSLDSCRHTRTGQLSGGERKRLAIALELINSPPILFLDEPTSGLDSVTSKYCITLLKQLAKAGQTIICSIHQPSASLLNMIDHLYVVADGSCVYSGSTQNLVPYLSSLGLQCPTHYNPADYLMEICNGDYGGHVPKLVDAIENGKNNAWRSTSNVTTVNCQEEVIALNVTASFQALRQRSPIGNPVRGRRKGSSEYAANFWKQLIILLKRNAIRLSRDKVLTFTRLSMHFIIALLVGTIYFKIGQDAVYVLDNFNLLFFNIMFLMFSAFSATVTTFPSELPIITREHFNRWYKLHSFYLANKLADLPIQTAAISMYILIVYYMSDQLLELRRFCLYMLMCFAISMVAQTFGLLVGTGMKVQHGMIFGPLTILPFLIFSGFFVQFRDAHPYLRWLFHLSFLKYGFEGVMVAMYGYNRPKLSCSEVYCHFAVPEKLLNAVDMKQADYWFCMIVLTCLYFVLDLGAFALLKLKLEKRL from the exons ATGGGCACGAAGGTACTCATTGAGATGCAACAGCAGCTGAGATACGCTATGTCTAGCTCGGAAAACGCGCCGACCAGTACGAAAAAGTTGGACGACACGATGAACGTGGATAACTCGATATTTCTAGTCTTCGAGGATATTTCCTACAGCACACGACCATGGATCCTTTCCAAAG AAAGAGCGGAGTTACTAAAAAATTTGAGCGGCGAATTCAGGGCTGGCGAACTCACGGCAATTATGGGGCTATCCGGCGCTGGGAAATCGACGCTGATGGACGTTCTGGCTGGCTTCAC AACGACTGGCGTGACCGGGAACATAAAAGTCAATTCGAGGATCAGGAATGTCACCGAATTTAGAAGATTGTCCGCGTACATAATGCAAAACGACAATTTGCAGCCGCTGCTGACCGTGCAGGAAGCCATGAACGTCGCCGCCGATCTGAAACTTACCACGAGCCACGGCGAGAAGAGACAAAAG ATCGACCAGATTTTGGTCACGATGAGCCTCGACTCGTGTCGTCACACGCGCACAGGACAGCTCAGCGGCGGAGAAAGGAAAAGACTGGCCATTGCACTGGAGTTAATCAACAGCCCACCGATACTGTTCCTCGACGAGCCCACCAG CGGATTGGACAGTGTCACCTCAAAGTATTGCATAACGTTGCTGAAGCAATTGGCGAAGGCGGGACAGACGATAATCTGCTCGATTCATCAACCGAGCGCGTCGCTTTTGAACATGATAGATCATCTTTACGTAGTGGCGGACGGAAGTTGCGTCTACAGCGGCAGCACACAGAACTTAGTGCCTTATTTGAGCAGCCTCGGTCTGCAATGTCCGACGCATTACAATCCCGCTGACTACC TGATGGAAATTTGCAACGGAGATTACGGTGGCCACGTGCCGAAATTGGTGGACGCCATCGAGAATGGGAAAAATAATGCTTGGAGGTCGACGAGCAACGTAACCACGGTCAATTGTCAGGAGGAAGTTATCGCTTTAAATGTAACAGCATCGTTTCAAGCGCTTCGACAACGATCCCCGATTGGAAATCCTGTCCGCGGCAGACGCAAGGGATCTTCGGAGTATGCGGCGAACTTTTGGAAACAGTTGATCATCCTTCTGAAAAGGAACGCCATTAGGCTCTCACGGGACAAG GTGTTGACTTTCACGAGGCTCTCGATGCATTTTATAATTGCCCTGCTAGTTGGGACCATTTACTTCAAAATCGGACAGGACGCAGTGTACGTGCTGGACAATTTCAATCTTCTGTTCTTCAACATAATGTTTCTCATGTTCAGCGCGTTCAGCGCGACGGTAACGACAT TTCCCTCGGAGCTACCAATCATCACGCGCGAGCACTTCAATCGTTGGTACAAGTTGCATTCTTTTTATCTCGCCAATAAACTGGCGGACTTACCGATCCAAACCGCCGCCATTTCAATGTACATTCTCATAGTGTATTATATGAGCGATCAGCTATTGGAACTTCGACGATTCTGTCTGTATATGCTAATGTGCTTTGCCATTAGTATGGTTGCTCAAACGTTTGGCCTTCTAGTCGGGACTGGAATGAAAGTGCAG CACGGTATGATCTTCGGCCCACTTACGATTCTTCCGTTCTTAATATTCAGTGGATTCTTTGTTCAATTCAGGGACGCTCATCCGTACCTACGCTGGCTGTTCCACTTGTCGTTTCTTAAATACGGTTTTGAAGGTGTGATGGTCGCCATGTACGG CTACAACAGACCGAAGCTTTCGTGTTCGGAAGTCTATTGCCATTTCGCTGTGCCAGAGAAGCTACTGAATGCCGTGGACATGAAGCAAGCCGATTACTGGTTTTGCATGATCGTTCTGACCTGTCTGTACTTCGTGCTGGACCTAGGGGCGTTCGCGTTGTTGAAACTGAAACTGGAGAAACGGTTGTAA